In Hahella sp. KA22, one genomic interval encodes:
- the asnB gene encoding asparagine synthase (glutamine-hydrolyzing), with amino-acid sequence MCGITGILGYGSCFADLLREMGQAIAHRGPDDGNIWYDPDSHVGLSHRRLSILDLSEAGRQPMMSHSGRYVVAFNGEIYNHMNLREKVGDVGWRGSSDTESLLAGFEKWGIEQTIADAVGMFAFAVWDRLSRTLTLGRDRVGEKPLYYGWLGDGRRAAFVFGSELKSITMHPEFKGEVNRDAIALFLRHNCIPAPHSIYRGISKLPPGYLLNVSLNRRTPTTKPYWSASDVINNAITEPFNGSEDEAVDALEALLLNVVDRQMIADVPLGGFLSGGIDSSTVVALMQSRSSRPVKTYTIGFTEAGFNEAEYAKSVASHLGTEHTELYVTPKDAISVIPKLPALYDEPFADSSQIPCYLVSKLAGAHVKVALSGDGGDEIFAGYNRYVLSKRLWGKLSLLPAPLRSLLAASMTKISPQRWNALYSGFLQLTGNKEALSNFGDKLHKAAGVINCRSIDDLYYKLVSHWGDPTSVVRGAAEPATLITGGELQLPHNYVERMMALDLVTYLPDDILVKVDRAAMGVSLETRAPFLDHRVIEFAWRLPMAFKLQGNDTKRILKKLLYRYIPETLFNRPKVGFGIPLQDWLRGPLRDWAESLLDEKRLIHEGYFHPADIRLKWKEHLSGSRNWAYSLWDILMFQAWLESTREKSVSAYNPESLKVISG; translated from the coding sequence ATGTGTGGAATAACGGGGATACTTGGCTACGGCTCGTGCTTCGCCGACTTGCTTCGTGAGATGGGACAAGCCATTGCTCACAGAGGTCCGGATGATGGAAATATCTGGTACGACCCGGACAGTCATGTTGGTTTGTCGCATCGGAGACTGTCTATACTGGATTTGTCTGAAGCCGGCCGGCAACCGATGATGAGCCATTCAGGGCGTTATGTTGTCGCTTTTAACGGCGAAATATATAACCACATGAATTTAAGGGAAAAGGTTGGAGACGTTGGCTGGAGAGGAAGTTCTGATACGGAGTCTTTATTAGCTGGTTTTGAGAAATGGGGGATAGAGCAAACAATCGCCGACGCAGTTGGCATGTTTGCGTTTGCTGTATGGGACCGGCTGTCCAGGACGCTGACGCTTGGCAGGGATAGGGTAGGAGAAAAACCTCTCTACTATGGTTGGCTGGGTGACGGTCGGCGCGCTGCGTTTGTATTTGGCTCCGAGCTTAAGTCTATCACCATGCACCCTGAGTTTAAGGGGGAGGTAAACAGAGACGCTATAGCGTTGTTTCTCAGACATAACTGCATTCCTGCTCCTCACTCCATATACCGAGGGATAAGCAAACTTCCTCCTGGATACCTGCTGAACGTCTCCCTGAACCGTAGGACCCCCACGACCAAGCCCTACTGGTCGGCCTCGGATGTTATAAATAATGCTATTACTGAGCCATTCAATGGAAGCGAAGATGAGGCGGTGGATGCGCTGGAGGCTCTGCTGCTCAATGTCGTAGATCGTCAAATGATCGCGGATGTGCCATTAGGAGGTTTCTTGTCTGGAGGCATAGACTCTTCAACGGTAGTGGCGCTTATGCAATCACGGTCCTCTAGGCCAGTAAAAACCTATACTATTGGATTCACTGAGGCGGGCTTTAATGAAGCTGAATACGCCAAGTCTGTCGCCTCTCATCTGGGGACTGAGCATACAGAGCTTTATGTAACGCCCAAGGACGCTATTTCCGTCATTCCCAAGTTGCCTGCCCTTTATGACGAGCCTTTCGCCGATTCATCTCAAATACCCTGCTACCTGGTTTCCAAGCTTGCGGGCGCGCATGTAAAAGTGGCGCTCTCCGGGGATGGCGGCGATGAAATCTTCGCAGGCTATAACCGCTATGTTTTGTCAAAAAGACTATGGGGGAAACTTTCTCTTTTGCCCGCGCCATTGAGGAGTTTGCTGGCGGCAAGTATGACGAAAATTTCTCCTCAACGGTGGAATGCGCTCTATAGCGGTTTTCTTCAGCTCACCGGTAACAAAGAAGCCCTCTCCAACTTTGGCGATAAGCTACACAAAGCCGCTGGCGTCATCAATTGTCGTTCTATTGACGACTTGTATTACAAACTGGTTTCTCATTGGGGAGATCCAACGTCTGTAGTAAGAGGGGCGGCTGAGCCTGCTACCCTGATAACAGGAGGTGAGTTGCAGCTTCCACACAACTATGTGGAAAGAATGATGGCGCTGGATTTGGTGACCTATTTGCCGGACGACATTCTCGTTAAGGTGGACCGCGCGGCTATGGGCGTTTCTTTGGAGACCAGAGCGCCATTTCTTGACCACAGAGTTATTGAATTTGCCTGGAGGTTGCCAATGGCGTTTAAGCTCCAAGGTAATGACACTAAGCGGATATTGAAAAAGCTGCTCTACCGATACATTCCTGAAACGCTGTTTAACCGCCCTAAAGTAGGTTTTGGGATACCACTGCAAGATTGGTTAAGGGGGCCTTTGAGAGATTGGGCTGAATCTCTGTTGGATGAGAAAAGACTGATCCATGAAGGTTATTTTCACCCCGCCGACATTCGTCTTAAATGGAAAGAGCATTTATCTGGAAGCAGAAACTGGGCCTATAGCCTCTGGGACATACTCATGTTTCAAGCTTGGCTTGAGAGCACAAGAGAAAAAAGCGTCAGTGCATACAATCCGGAAAGTCTCAAAGTTATCAGCGGCTAA
- a CDS encoding glycosyltransferase family 4 protein, with protein MKKYRVVLCSNTSWYLFKFRKSTITSFLDKGAEVYCVAPPDEYSYKLSQLGANYVKVNMVGKSTKLISELKSALFIYNKIKSISPSHVFNFTPKMNLYSGLACRILKIPYSNNISGLGTMFIHDSILFRIARKAFKVSNGGADTVFFQNDEDRQLFDRMGLINGGRVDVLPGSGVNVNEFSFSELPKTDLVFLMIGRLIGDKGVREYVEAARIVKETNQNVRFLLAGPAGVSNQSAISESELEQWVSSGIVEYIGYQEDVKPWIKAAHVVVLPSYREGMPRVVLEAASMGRPAIVSDAPGCRQSIAPGETGLLCKPKDAGDLANVFFKVIDMDRAALENMGREARKRMVDYFSEEIVVKKALDCVGSVI; from the coding sequence ATGAAAAAATACAGAGTGGTTCTTTGTTCTAATACGTCCTGGTATTTGTTTAAGTTTAGAAAGTCTACCATTACCTCATTTTTGGATAAGGGGGCTGAAGTTTATTGTGTCGCGCCGCCGGATGAGTATTCTTATAAATTATCTCAGTTGGGTGCCAACTATGTGAAAGTAAATATGGTTGGAAAAAGCACAAAGTTAATTTCTGAGTTAAAATCGGCGTTATTTATATATAATAAAATAAAGTCAATTTCTCCCAGTCATGTCTTTAACTTTACGCCCAAGATGAATCTGTACTCGGGACTTGCATGTAGAATTCTGAAAATCCCTTACTCTAATAATATATCAGGGTTGGGGACTATGTTTATCCATGACTCTATCTTGTTCAGAATTGCCAGGAAAGCATTTAAAGTCTCTAACGGCGGGGCGGATACTGTTTTTTTTCAAAATGACGAAGACCGGCAGTTATTTGACCGCATGGGGCTGATAAATGGGGGGAGAGTGGATGTATTGCCGGGGTCGGGCGTTAACGTTAATGAGTTCTCCTTCAGTGAGCTTCCAAAAACAGACTTAGTCTTTCTGATGATTGGCAGACTTATCGGAGATAAGGGCGTAAGAGAGTATGTCGAAGCGGCTCGAATTGTGAAAGAGACGAATCAGAATGTGAGGTTTCTATTAGCCGGGCCTGCTGGCGTAAGTAATCAGAGCGCAATTTCGGAGAGTGAGCTTGAGCAGTGGGTGAGCAGTGGGATTGTGGAATATATTGGCTATCAAGAAGATGTGAAGCCGTGGATTAAGGCTGCTCATGTTGTTGTTTTGCCTTCCTATCGTGAGGGAATGCCCAGAGTGGTGCTTGAAGCCGCCAGCATGGGGCGGCCCGCCATCGTCTCTGATGCGCCAGGGTGTCGGCAATCTATAGCTCCGGGAGAGACCGGGTTGCTGTGTAAACCCAAGGATGCGGGGGATCTGGCGAATGTATTTTTCAAAGTGATAGATATGGACAGGGCGGCTTTGGAAAATATGGGGCGAGAAGCAAGAAAAAGGATGGTCGATTACTTTTCTGAGGAGATCGTTGTAAAAAAAGCGTTGGATTGCGTCGGTTCCGTTATTTGA
- a CDS encoding MraY family glycosyltransferase produces MFFGFCVSGVILTHGNDYFLLLVVALIIILTTGILDDLNELGVKTRFAAQTAATLVMALFGGVTLQNMGNLVGVGDIALGFFALPVTVFCVVGVINALNMADGVDGLAGGVSLVTFLGFYLLSLLAGDGLFKSGILLLYISVIAAFLYFNMRGPGQPRARVFMGDAGSMFLGFSIAWFSIDLSQGDHQVMQPVTALWVFAAPLFDTCRVMARRIKLGRSPFTAGRDHIHHILLDSGVSINRAVLIIVGGHFLLMLFGVVGEVAAIPEYVMFPLFIGLFALYSYLINHLDQRRGQVGAGHL; encoded by the coding sequence ATGTTTTTTGGCTTTTGCGTCAGTGGCGTTATTCTCACTCATGGAAACGACTACTTTCTTCTTTTGGTGGTTGCGCTAATTATCATACTGACTACAGGGATTCTGGATGATCTTAACGAGCTGGGCGTTAAGACTCGATTTGCTGCGCAAACGGCGGCGACATTGGTTATGGCGTTGTTTGGCGGAGTAACGTTACAGAATATGGGTAACTTGGTTGGCGTCGGGGACATTGCGCTTGGTTTTTTTGCATTGCCGGTTACAGTGTTCTGCGTAGTTGGAGTCATCAATGCGTTGAATATGGCGGACGGCGTCGATGGCTTGGCGGGAGGCGTGAGCCTGGTCACGTTTTTAGGGTTCTATCTACTGAGTTTATTGGCTGGAGACGGACTGTTCAAATCCGGCATTTTGTTGCTGTATATCAGCGTGATTGCAGCCTTCCTTTATTTCAATATGCGGGGACCGGGTCAACCGAGAGCAAGGGTATTTATGGGGGATGCGGGAAGCATGTTTCTTGGGTTCTCTATAGCCTGGTTCTCAATAGATCTATCCCAGGGGGACCATCAAGTGATGCAGCCTGTAACCGCACTCTGGGTTTTCGCGGCGCCTTTGTTTGATACCTGTAGAGTCATGGCGCGACGCATTAAACTCGGGCGCTCGCCTTTTACTGCCGGCAGGGACCATATTCATCATATTCTCCTTGATAGTGGCGTCTCAATTAATAGAGCTGTTCTAATCATTGTTGGCGGTCACTTTTTGTTGATGCTGTTTGGCGTCGTCGGGGAGGTTGCCGCCATTCCTGAATATGTGATGTTTCCCTTATTTATTGGGCTGTTTGCCTTATATAGCTATCTGATAAACCATCTGGACCAAAGGCGTGGCCAAGTAGGTGCAGGCCACCTTTAG
- a CDS encoding NAD-dependent epimerase/dehydratase family protein, which yields MRILITGCTGFVGSALAVEAASRGHFVIGTSRKADHCPPLFPGKVELSPAYDSENWVELLCGVDILVHCAARVHQVKDDAVDPLAEFRAANTDATRKLAQWAVKSGVKKFIYLSTIKVNGEGTSPGQPFTSLDSPNPTSPYALSKWEGEQALREVSAGSTMSFDIIRPPLVYGDGAKGNLAILEKLARLRAPLPLAGVENRRSLISRENLVDVILRCAEAPSVAPGAGNLWLVSDGYSVSTSQIYLSLCRSMNIEGRIFNLPKPFKSLMFYVLDKLGIKEKLFGSLEVDCSATMSELDWRPAPGIR from the coding sequence ATGAGAATATTGATAACCGGCTGTACGGGCTTTGTCGGCTCTGCATTAGCTGTAGAAGCTGCGTCGCGAGGGCATTTTGTCATCGGTACTTCCCGAAAAGCCGACCACTGTCCGCCGCTATTTCCTGGCAAAGTCGAGTTGTCTCCCGCTTATGACAGCGAAAACTGGGTTGAGCTGCTGTGTGGGGTCGACATTCTTGTTCATTGCGCGGCTCGGGTTCATCAAGTCAAAGACGATGCAGTTGATCCTTTAGCTGAATTCCGCGCCGCAAACACTGATGCGACTAGAAAACTTGCGCAATGGGCTGTTAAGTCTGGCGTTAAGAAATTCATATATTTAAGCACAATCAAAGTTAATGGGGAGGGGACTTCCCCTGGCCAACCATTTACTTCCCTCGACTCTCCGAATCCAACATCTCCCTATGCCCTATCCAAGTGGGAGGGGGAGCAGGCTCTGCGTGAAGTGTCTGCTGGATCTACGATGTCTTTTGACATCATTCGGCCTCCTTTGGTTTATGGAGATGGCGCCAAAGGAAATTTGGCGATATTAGAAAAATTAGCGCGGCTGCGGGCGCCGCTGCCCTTGGCTGGAGTGGAGAACCGTCGCAGTTTGATCAGTCGCGAAAATCTGGTCGACGTTATTTTGCGTTGTGCGGAGGCGCCCTCCGTCGCTCCCGGAGCGGGAAATCTTTGGCTGGTTTCCGATGGCTATTCAGTGTCCACCAGTCAGATTTACCTTTCGTTGTGCCGCTCAATGAATATTGAGGGGCGTATTTTCAATCTTCCCAAGCCGTTCAAATCGCTCATGTTCTATGTGCTTGATAAGTTGGGGATCAAGGAAAAGCTCTTTGGCAGCTTGGAAGTAGACTGCTCAGCGACGATGTCCGAGTTAGATTGGCGACCAGCTCCGGGAATACGGTAA
- a CDS encoding ketoacyl-ACP synthase III, translated as MIGIEHISTYLPEGRVNNLERQEQFNVNETFLTEKTGMRYLAVKGEGEETSDMCVKAFRRLEEELGPLASDIECLVVCTQNPDAYGVPHASAIVHGKLELSVNCACFDISLACSGYVYSISIMKAFMEANGYKKGVLITADPYSKIIDMSDKNTSLLFGDAATVTLFSDKPKWLIGKCIFGTDGTRNAAIRVRAEDRKFEMAGRAVLDFCANVVPENIHATLAQNDCVLGDIDKFILHQGSKFIVDMVIKRMKLDPAKVPFEAAQYGNTVSSSIPMILANEKEARKVVVSGFGVGLSWGSCVLTSKGGCNATMSTGF; from the coding sequence ATGATCGGCATCGAGCACATCAGTACGTATTTGCCAGAGGGACGAGTTAACAATCTGGAGCGTCAGGAGCAGTTTAACGTCAACGAAACCTTTCTGACCGAAAAGACCGGGATGCGGTATCTGGCGGTGAAAGGAGAGGGGGAAGAAACCTCTGACATGTGCGTAAAGGCATTTCGACGTCTGGAGGAAGAGCTTGGTCCGCTTGCCAGCGATATTGAGTGTCTTGTAGTCTGTACGCAAAATCCTGACGCCTACGGCGTGCCACATGCTTCAGCCATCGTACATGGTAAGCTTGAGTTGTCCGTAAATTGCGCTTGCTTTGATATTTCTCTTGCCTGCTCGGGATATGTTTACAGCATTTCCATTATGAAAGCCTTTATGGAAGCCAACGGATACAAAAAAGGCGTACTTATCACTGCGGACCCTTATTCGAAAATTATCGATATGTCCGACAAGAATACTTCCCTACTGTTTGGCGATGCGGCTACCGTCACCTTGTTCAGCGATAAGCCAAAGTGGTTGATTGGCAAATGTATTTTTGGCACTGACGGTACTCGTAACGCAGCGATTCGCGTCCGTGCGGAAGATCGTAAATTTGAAATGGCGGGCAGAGCCGTGCTCGACTTTTGCGCCAACGTCGTACCTGAAAACATTCACGCCACCCTGGCTCAAAACGACTGTGTTTTGGGCGATATCGACAAATTTATCCTCCACCAAGGTAGCAAGTTCATCGTTGATATGGTTATCAAACGCATGAAGCTTGACCCCGCCAAAGTTCCCTTCGAAGCCGCTCAGTACGGCAATACTGTCTCCTCATCCATTCCAATGATCCTGGCCAATGAAAAAGAGGCCCGAAAAGTGGTTGTCTCAGGGTTTGGCGTTGGCTTGTCATGGGGGAGTTGTGTGTTGACCAGTAAGGGGGGATGTAACGCGACAATGTCGACTGGCTTTTAG
- a CDS encoding glycosyltransferase family 4 protein: protein MIPTPRGGGVSVVICTLIVLAFLPLPHKWSLWWTSALIASVSYVDDHIGLGYKLRLACQLLLGGGYVASELSLSSCVFPWFSDSWFCFAGGFVFLGGIVWVANLYNFMDGIDGIAATETLFVTLSLAVLYTHAGAHEWAFLMLTIACSCFGFLFWNWAPAKIFMGDVGSVFLGWVLGVSMLSSAQQTNVSMWVYVILMGGFIADATFTLFSRILRGERVWLPHRTHLYQLLSIRFGDHRKVNYILMIVNVVWLLPMAIFAYLSPDYAWACTISAYIPLSLLYYTNRRQIMKSMAREG from the coding sequence TTGATTCCAACTCCTCGTGGTGGTGGGGTCTCAGTAGTCATTTGTACGCTGATAGTTCTTGCGTTTCTCCCACTTCCCCATAAGTGGAGTCTTTGGTGGACATCGGCTTTGATAGCTTCAGTTAGCTATGTTGATGACCATATCGGACTCGGGTATAAGCTTCGCTTAGCCTGTCAGTTACTACTGGGAGGGGGGTATGTGGCTAGCGAGCTTTCCTTATCCTCATGCGTTTTTCCTTGGTTCTCCGATTCGTGGTTTTGCTTCGCAGGAGGTTTTGTTTTTCTGGGCGGCATAGTATGGGTGGCGAATTTGTATAACTTCATGGATGGGATTGATGGAATTGCCGCTACTGAAACATTGTTTGTGACATTATCGCTTGCAGTGCTTTATACGCATGCAGGCGCGCACGAGTGGGCTTTTCTGATGCTTACCATAGCGTGCTCTTGCTTCGGTTTTTTGTTTTGGAATTGGGCTCCTGCGAAAATATTCATGGGGGACGTTGGGAGCGTTTTTCTGGGTTGGGTGCTTGGCGTGAGTATGCTTAGCAGTGCCCAGCAAACAAATGTGAGTATGTGGGTTTATGTCATCTTGATGGGAGGCTTCATTGCTGATGCGACTTTCACTCTATTTTCTCGGATTCTTCGAGGTGAAAGAGTTTGGCTCCCTCATCGTACTCACTTATATCAGCTATTGAGCATTAGGTTTGGTGATCATAGGAAGGTTAACTATATATTGATGATAGTTAATGTTGTTTGGTTGCTACCCATGGCTATTTTTGCTTATCTTTCTCCAGATTATGCTTGGGCTTGTACTATATCTGCGTATATCCCTTTATCACTGTTATATTACACTAATCGACGTCAAATAATGAAATCTATGGCAAGGGAAGGTTGA
- a CDS encoding nucleoside-diphosphate sugar epimerase/dehydratase: MLEPLLNASRKTKRIVSVIGDIGFIFLAFWAAMSLRLDEFYLGFDIKHAAVLSITISATIISFIRLGLYRAVIRFMSNHAMMAVLLGVTFSSLVLASVGFLFKAFVPRSVPFMYWCFAVLMVGGSRMLVRAYVHSKLVKQKEKVIIYGAGDAGVQLAIALSQSSDYQPVLYVDDDRRKQGSIVQGLHVYSPDELGELIKDYQITKVLLAISGAPQSLKRLILKFLEPFSVEVLKIPSFTDLIEGRSKIQELRNVEIEDLLGRDSVEPDLELMLSCAKGKNVLVTGAGGSIGSELCRQLVRLSPEKLVLLEQSEFALYEIVKCLGELSALKNLSVNLIPILGSVTNKELMNSVIADYSIHTLYHAAAYKHVPIVERNAIEGARNNVLGTYYTALAAKSNGVEKFVLISTDKAVKPANIMGLTKRVAEIVVRKIAENSSNTSFCSVRFGNVLGSSGSVVPLFKEQIKKGGPVTVTHPEVTRYFMTIPEAAQLVIQAGGMVDGNGEVFVLDMGAAVKIKDLAYKMIHLLGREVKDEINPVGDIEIVYTGLRPGEKLHEELFDNGSHVGTVHPRIWRAEVADKKLVELESFIYSMEAACEELLGDRVKKLMLNVVGDNDRTELDKDSTVVHLSSVPTIKVG; encoded by the coding sequence GTGTTGGAACCACTGCTAAATGCATCGAGAAAAACCAAGCGCATTGTATCTGTTATAGGAGATATAGGATTTATTTTCTTGGCCTTTTGGGCGGCTATGAGTTTGCGCCTGGACGAGTTTTACCTTGGTTTTGATATCAAGCATGCAGCAGTTTTAAGCATCACTATCTCCGCCACAATAATATCTTTCATTCGCCTTGGTTTGTATCGAGCAGTTATTCGCTTTATGAGTAACCATGCGATGATGGCGGTGCTTCTTGGTGTGACGTTCTCCTCGCTTGTTTTAGCGAGTGTTGGATTTCTGTTCAAAGCATTTGTTCCTAGATCTGTGCCTTTTATGTATTGGTGTTTCGCCGTCTTGATGGTTGGCGGATCGAGAATGTTAGTGCGTGCATATGTACATAGTAAACTCGTCAAGCAAAAAGAGAAGGTTATTATATATGGTGCTGGAGACGCGGGTGTCCAGCTAGCTATCGCACTGTCTCAAAGCAGTGATTATCAACCTGTCTTATACGTCGATGACGATAGACGAAAACAGGGTAGTATCGTTCAAGGGTTACATGTCTACTCTCCTGATGAGCTTGGCGAGCTGATTAAGGATTACCAGATTACCAAAGTCCTGTTAGCGATTAGCGGGGCCCCACAAAGTTTAAAACGGCTCATATTGAAATTTCTGGAGCCGTTTTCTGTTGAGGTATTAAAAATCCCCAGCTTTACAGATTTAATTGAAGGCAGGTCCAAAATTCAAGAGCTGAGGAATGTAGAAATAGAGGATTTGCTTGGAAGGGATAGTGTTGAGCCTGATTTGGAGTTGATGCTTTCATGTGCCAAGGGTAAGAACGTTCTTGTTACGGGGGCGGGTGGTTCTATAGGCTCTGAGTTATGTCGTCAGTTGGTTAGGTTGTCTCCAGAGAAACTTGTTTTATTGGAGCAGTCAGAGTTTGCTCTGTATGAAATAGTTAAATGTCTGGGTGAGCTATCTGCGCTGAAAAATCTATCAGTTAACTTAATACCTATTCTTGGGTCGGTTACGAATAAAGAGCTAATGAATAGTGTTATAGCGGATTATAGTATTCATACATTATACCATGCTGCGGCTTATAAACATGTGCCGATAGTTGAGCGAAATGCTATAGAAGGTGCTAGGAATAATGTATTGGGTACTTATTATACTGCATTGGCCGCTAAATCCAACGGCGTAGAAAAATTCGTACTAATATCCACGGATAAGGCTGTCAAGCCGGCTAACATTATGGGGCTCACAAAGAGAGTTGCTGAAATTGTAGTTAGGAAAATAGCTGAAAATTCATCTAATACATCTTTTTGTTCTGTTCGATTTGGAAATGTGCTTGGCTCTTCCGGTTCTGTTGTTCCATTGTTTAAAGAGCAGATAAAGAAAGGGGGGCCTGTTACGGTTACTCACCCCGAAGTTACAAGGTATTTTATGACTATACCTGAAGCCGCTCAGCTCGTAATTCAGGCGGGAGGTATGGTTGATGGAAATGGAGAAGTTTTTGTTCTGGATATGGGGGCTGCGGTAAAAATAAAAGATTTGGCATATAAAATGATTCATCTTCTTGGTAGAGAGGTTAAAGATGAAATCAATCCAGTTGGTGATATTGAGATCGTTTATACGGGATTAAGGCCTGGAGAAAAGCTGCACGAGGAGTTATTTGATAACGGAAGTCATGTCGGCACTGTACATCCACGCATATGGCGTGCTGAAGTTGCGGATAAAAAACTTGTCGAGCTGGAGTCTTTTATTTACAGCATGGAGGCCGCCTGCGAAGAGCTGCTGGGCGATAGGGTTAAAAAACTTATGCTAAATGTTGTTGGAGATAATGACCGTACCGAACTGGATAAAGACAGTACTGTTGTTCATTTAAGTTCAGTTCCTACTATTAAGGTTGGGTAA